Proteins from a genomic interval of Ramlibacter algicola:
- a CDS encoding DoxX family protein produces MATTTTPTASFVTTPAQDLATLLGRVLIAWLFIPAGWGKIAGFSGVVGYIASKGVPMPEVCAALAIGAELGLGLLLLVGYQARWAALGLAIFVAVITPIFHNFWAAPEAARMMQTQAFWKNIAVVGGLLVLWAFGPGGWSIDGRRGNAGRAAYA; encoded by the coding sequence ATGGCAACGACGACCACCCCGACCGCGTCCTTCGTGACGACCCCCGCCCAGGACCTCGCGACCCTCCTCGGGCGCGTGCTGATCGCCTGGCTGTTCATCCCCGCCGGCTGGGGCAAGATCGCCGGCTTCTCCGGGGTCGTGGGCTACATCGCGTCCAAGGGCGTGCCGATGCCGGAGGTGTGCGCGGCCCTCGCCATCGGCGCCGAACTCGGCCTCGGGCTGCTGCTGCTCGTCGGCTACCAGGCGCGCTGGGCCGCGCTGGGCCTGGCCATCTTCGTGGCCGTGATCACGCCGATCTTCCACAACTTCTGGGCCGCCCCCGAAGCGGCACGGATGATGCAGACGCAGGCCTTCTGGAAGAACATCGCGGTGGTCGGTGGCCTGCTGGTCCTGTGGGCGTTCGGCCCGGGCGGCTGGAGCATCGACGGCCGCCGGGGCAACGCGGGCCGCGCCGCGTACGCCTGA
- the gluQRS gene encoding tRNA glutamyl-Q(34) synthetase GluQRS: protein MSLYRGRFAPSPTGPLHAGSMVAALASWIDARAHGGTWLVRIEDVDTPRCVAGADHVILQQLAACGLLPDEPPQWQSQREALYRDALDRLVAAQRAYPCACSRKDIEEALAAQGRPRVRGREAPYPGTCRDGLHGREPRAWRLRVPPGTVAWTDRRLGTQAQDVEREVGDFVLRRADGLWAYQLAVVVDDADQRITHVVRGEDLADNTPRQVLLQRALGVPTPSYLHTPLVLAADGEKLSKQNGAVAIDTAEPLQVLNAAAAVLGLPVQRGTVTDALAAWVRAWPFLQSAP, encoded by the coding sequence ATGAGCCTCTACCGGGGGCGCTTCGCGCCCTCGCCCACCGGGCCGCTGCATGCGGGCTCGATGGTGGCGGCACTGGCCAGCTGGATCGATGCCCGAGCACACGGCGGGACCTGGCTGGTGCGCATCGAGGACGTCGACACGCCACGCTGCGTGGCGGGCGCCGATCACGTCATCCTCCAGCAGCTCGCTGCCTGCGGGCTGCTTCCCGACGAACCGCCGCAGTGGCAATCGCAGCGGGAAGCGCTCTACCGCGACGCGCTCGATCGCCTCGTGGCCGCGCAGCGTGCTTACCCCTGTGCCTGTTCGCGCAAGGACATCGAGGAGGCGCTCGCCGCGCAAGGGCGACCGCGCGTGCGCGGCCGGGAAGCGCCCTACCCGGGCACCTGCCGCGACGGCCTGCACGGGCGCGAGCCGCGCGCCTGGCGGCTGCGCGTACCGCCAGGCACCGTGGCGTGGACCGACCGCCGGCTCGGGACACAGGCGCAGGACGTCGAACGCGAGGTCGGTGACTTCGTGCTGCGCCGCGCGGACGGGCTGTGGGCCTACCAGCTCGCCGTGGTCGTCGACGATGCCGACCAGCGCATCACGCACGTCGTCCGTGGCGAAGACCTCGCCGACAACACGCCGCGGCAGGTGCTGCTGCAACGAGCGCTCGGCGTTCCCACACCCAGCTACCTGCACACGCCGCTGGTGCTGGCCGCGGACGGCGAGAAGCTGTCGAAGCAGAACGGCGCCGTGGCGATCGACACGGCCGAGCCCCTGCAAGTGCTGAACGCCGCCGCGGCCGTGCTGGGCTTGCCGGTGCAACGCGGCACGGTCACGGACGCGCTCGCCGCCTGGGTGCGCGCGTGGCCCTTCCTACAATCCGCGCCGTGA
- a CDS encoding pirin family protein, which produces MAGVLQLAGHEKDLGGGFKVRRLLPAVQRRSVGPFVFFDHFGPVTERPQDNHDVRPHPHIGLATVTYLFEGAMQHRDSLGSAQRIEPGAINWMTAGSGIVHSERKPDDLRGREYANHGLQLWVALPADKEEAAATFVHTPGVAIPELQVDGAQVRVLVGDAFGARSPVEAASPTLYLDVQLQGGAFTLPPVAEEMAIYVVAGSPRLDGEPLPAQRMAVLGPRATARIEADGPARFVVVGGEPVGPRYMWWNFVSSRKDRILAASADWEQGRFGTVPHDDQEFIPLPPTRFTPPEPMS; this is translated from the coding sequence ATGGCCGGCGTGCTGCAACTCGCGGGCCACGAGAAGGACCTGGGCGGCGGCTTCAAGGTGCGGCGGCTGCTGCCCGCGGTGCAGCGGCGCAGCGTCGGCCCCTTCGTGTTCTTCGACCACTTCGGTCCCGTGACCGAGCGGCCGCAGGACAACCACGACGTGCGGCCGCATCCGCACATCGGGTTGGCGACGGTGACCTACCTGTTCGAGGGCGCGATGCAGCATCGCGACAGCCTGGGCAGCGCGCAGCGCATCGAGCCCGGTGCCATCAACTGGATGACCGCCGGCTCGGGCATCGTGCATTCCGAGCGCAAGCCCGACGACCTGCGCGGTCGCGAGTACGCCAACCACGGCCTGCAGTTGTGGGTCGCGCTGCCGGCGGACAAGGAGGAGGCCGCCGCGACCTTCGTCCACACGCCGGGCGTCGCGATTCCTGAATTGCAGGTGGACGGCGCGCAGGTCCGCGTGCTGGTGGGTGACGCGTTCGGCGCCCGGTCGCCGGTCGAAGCGGCCTCGCCGACGCTGTACCTCGATGTGCAACTGCAAGGCGGGGCGTTCACGCTGCCGCCAGTGGCGGAGGAGATGGCGATCTACGTCGTCGCCGGGTCGCCGCGCCTGGACGGCGAGCCGCTGCCGGCGCAGCGCATGGCGGTGCTTGGTCCGCGCGCCACGGCGCGCATCGAAGCCGATGGCCCGGCACGCTTCGTCGTGGTCGGTGGCGAGCCGGTCGGCCCGCGCTACATGTGGTGGAACTTCGTCTCCAGCCGAAAGGACCGCATCCTCGCGGCCAGCGCCGACTGGGAGCAGGGCCGCTTCGGCACGGTGCCGCACGATGACCAGGAATTCATCCCGCTGCCGCCGACGCGATTCACGCCGCCCGAGCCGATGTCCTGA
- a CDS encoding LysR family transcriptional regulator, giving the protein MPAAARDVLTPDALSLLQTVARAGSFAGAARELGLVPSAVTYRVRQIEDALDALLFDRASRQARLTEAGRELLREGERLLGEVDAVVSRVRRVATGWESQLTIAVDVVVSCGTMLELAQAFFEVAPQTRLRLRDESLSGTLHAMAEGHADLALGVALEPGNTLGLQSRLLGDLPFVFAVAPHHPLAAATEPIGDEELQKHRAVAVADSTERGSPITLGLLAGQDVFTVPTMMAKLDVQLRGIAAGFLPEPMARPFLASGRLVAKRVRRPPRVARMSYAWRETGPLGPGRGLQWWLDQLESPATRRALLERHSGVLLG; this is encoded by the coding sequence ATGCCCGCCGCCGCCCGTGACGTGCTCACCCCGGACGCCCTGTCGCTGCTGCAGACCGTGGCGCGCGCGGGCAGCTTTGCCGGCGCGGCCCGCGAGCTCGGCCTGGTCCCCAGCGCGGTCACCTACCGCGTGCGCCAGATCGAGGACGCGCTGGATGCCCTGCTGTTCGACCGCGCCTCGCGCCAGGCCCGGCTCACCGAAGCGGGCCGGGAACTGCTGCGCGAAGGCGAACGCCTGCTCGGCGAGGTCGACGCCGTGGTCAGCCGCGTGCGGCGCGTGGCCACCGGCTGGGAATCGCAACTGACCATCGCGGTCGACGTCGTCGTGTCCTGCGGGACGATGCTGGAACTGGCGCAGGCCTTCTTCGAGGTCGCGCCGCAGACGCGGCTGCGCCTGCGCGACGAGTCGCTGTCGGGCACGCTGCACGCGATGGCGGAAGGGCACGCCGACCTGGCGCTCGGCGTCGCCCTGGAGCCCGGCAACACGCTCGGCCTGCAGAGCCGGTTGCTCGGCGACCTGCCCTTCGTGTTCGCGGTGGCGCCGCACCATCCGCTCGCGGCGGCCACCGAGCCGATCGGCGACGAGGAACTCCAGAAACACCGCGCCGTGGCCGTGGCCGATTCGACCGAACGCGGCAGCCCGATCACGCTCGGGCTGCTGGCCGGCCAGGACGTGTTCACCGTCCCGACCATGATGGCCAAGCTGGACGTGCAGCTGCGCGGCATCGCCGCGGGGTTCCTGCCCGAGCCGATGGCGCGGCCCTTCCTGGCCAGCGGCCGCCTGGTGGCCAAGCGCGTGCGCCGCCCGCCGCGCGTCGCCCGCATGAGCTATGCGTGGCGCGAGACGGGTCCATTGGGCCCCGGGCGCGGCCTGCAGTGGTGGCTCGACCAGCTCGAGAGCCCCGCCACCCGCCGGGCGCTGCTGGAGCGCCACAGCGGCGTGCTCCTCGGCTGA
- a CDS encoding NAD(P)/FAD-dependent oxidoreductase translates to MPPMPNPSSPQVAVIGAGLAGIACARTLTRAGASVRVFEKALKVGGRMGSRQTPFGSFDHGAQAFTVRDPRFETALRTVPESIARWSTPAVHVVDPLGRITEAADRSEVRWVGTPAMEALPRAWAAPLADAGALVLGTRVQVVERDAVDSSRWQLQTLGDDGSVRVFAGFDAVLFATPASQAADVLERSRLAPTFVERLRGIEVAPCWTLMLAFPQAATALGPAWNAAFSAHHRVAWVARESSKPGRGPVERWTVHASPAWSQEHAGDDPQRVEAKLRKAFAEVTGIRAEPSHTAVKLWRHAKTLTPLGRPHLWDARLGLGACGDWCLGHRAEHAFVSGLELALAALAR, encoded by the coding sequence ATGCCCCCGATGCCCAACCCGTCCTCCCCCCAAGTCGCCGTCATCGGCGCCGGCCTCGCCGGCATCGCCTGCGCCCGCACACTCACCCGCGCCGGCGCGTCGGTCCGCGTGTTCGAGAAGGCACTCAAGGTCGGGGGCCGGATGGGCAGCCGGCAGACGCCTTTCGGCAGCTTCGACCACGGCGCGCAGGCGTTCACCGTGCGCGACCCCCGCTTCGAGACCGCGCTGCGCACCGTACCCGAATCGATCGCGCGCTGGTCGACGCCGGCGGTGCACGTGGTCGATCCGTTGGGCCGCATCACCGAGGCGGCGGATCGCAGCGAGGTGCGCTGGGTCGGCACGCCGGCGATGGAAGCCCTCCCGCGCGCCTGGGCGGCGCCGCTGGCCGACGCCGGCGCGTTGGTCCTCGGCACGCGCGTGCAGGTCGTGGAACGCGACGCGGTGGATTCCTCGCGCTGGCAGTTGCAGACGCTGGGCGACGACGGCAGCGTGCGCGTGTTCGCCGGCTTCGACGCCGTGCTGTTCGCCACGCCGGCCTCGCAGGCTGCCGACGTGCTCGAGCGCTCGCGCCTCGCGCCGACGTTCGTCGAGCGGCTGCGCGGCATCGAGGTCGCGCCGTGCTGGACGCTGATGCTGGCGTTCCCGCAGGCCGCCACGGCGCTCGGCCCCGCCTGGAATGCGGCCTTCAGCGCGCACCACCGCGTGGCCTGGGTGGCCCGCGAGTCGTCCAAGCCCGGCCGCGGGCCGGTCGAGCGCTGGACCGTGCACGCCAGCCCCGCCTGGTCGCAGGAACACGCGGGCGACGACCCGCAGCGCGTGGAAGCCAAGCTGCGCAAGGCCTTCGCCGAAGTCACCGGCATCCGAGCCGAACCCAGCCACACAGCCGTCAAGCTGTGGCGCCACGCGAAGACGCTCACGCCGCTGGGTCGCCCGCACCTGTGGGATGCGCGCCTCGGCCTGGGCGCCTGCGGCGACTGGTGCCTGGGCCACCGCGCCGAGCACGCGTTCGTGTCGGGGCTGGAACTGGCGCTGGCCGCGCTGGCACGATGA
- the alaS gene encoding alanine--tRNA ligase, whose protein sequence is MTSSKPPVTVAEIRKTFLDFFSSKGHTVVESSPLVPGNDPTLMFTNSGMVQFKDVFLGTDKRPYVRAASVQACLRAGGKHNDLENVGYTARHHTFFEMLGNWSFGDYFKRESLKWGWELLTEVYKLPKDKLLATVYHEDDEAYDIWTKEIGLPADRVIRIGDNKGGKYKSDNFWMMADTGPCGPCSEIFYDHGAHIPGGPPGSPDEDGDRFIEIWNHVFMQFDMQPDGSVVNLPAPCVDTGMGLERLAAILQHVHSNYEIDIFDKLIAAAARETGTKDLGNPSLRVIADHVRATAFLVSDGVIPSNEGRGYVQRRIIRRAIRHGYKLGCKQPFFHKLVPDLVALMGEAYPRLKAEEKRVMETLKAEEERFFETLENGMDILDAALKDGAKVLPGDVAFKLHDTYGFPLDLTQDVCRERGVTVDVAAFDAAMDKQKAAGRAAGKFKMDRALEYSGSGNTFTGYERLEEPATVVAMYHDGIPVTQLDAGKTGVVVLDTTPFYAESGGQVGDCGAITAEGIVFGVEDTQKIKADVFGHHGAVAQGSLKLGDKVMAKVDVARRQATMRNHSVTHLMHKALREVLGTHVQQKGSLVDADKTRFDFTHNHAVTDDQLREIERRVNTEILANAPTQARVMDIDAAKSTGAVMLFGEKYGETVRVLDIGSSRELCGGTHVQRTGDIGLFKITSEGGVAAGVRRIEAITGANALAYVQQVESTVQSAAAALKAPVPELQSRIGQVLEQVRALEKEVAQLKGKLASSQGDELATQAVDVKGIKVLAATLQGADAKTLRDTMDKLKDKLKSAAIVLAAVDGAKVQIAAGVTADRMARVKAGELVNFVAQQVGGKGGGKPDMAMAGGTDASKLPAALQSVQAWVAERA, encoded by the coding sequence ATGACTTCCTCCAAGCCTCCCGTCACTGTCGCCGAGATTCGCAAGACCTTCCTGGACTTCTTCTCCAGCAAGGGCCACACGGTCGTCGAATCCAGCCCGCTCGTGCCGGGCAACGACCCGACGCTGATGTTCACCAACTCGGGCATGGTGCAGTTCAAGGACGTGTTCCTCGGCACCGACAAGCGCCCCTACGTGCGTGCCGCGTCCGTGCAGGCCTGCCTCCGCGCGGGTGGCAAGCACAACGACCTGGAGAACGTGGGCTACACCGCGCGCCACCACACGTTCTTCGAGATGCTGGGCAACTGGTCCTTCGGCGACTACTTCAAGCGCGAGTCGCTCAAGTGGGGCTGGGAGCTGCTCACCGAGGTCTACAAGCTGCCGAAGGACAAGCTGCTGGCCACCGTCTACCACGAGGACGACGAGGCCTATGACATCTGGACGAAAGAGATCGGCCTGCCCGCCGACCGCGTCATCCGCATCGGCGACAACAAGGGCGGCAAGTACAAGTCCGACAACTTCTGGATGATGGCCGACACCGGCCCGTGCGGCCCGTGCTCGGAGATCTTCTACGACCACGGCGCCCACATCCCCGGCGGCCCGCCAGGCAGCCCGGACGAGGACGGCGACCGTTTCATCGAGATCTGGAACCACGTGTTCATGCAGTTCGACATGCAGCCCGATGGCAGCGTGGTCAACCTGCCTGCCCCCTGCGTCGACACCGGCATGGGCCTGGAGCGCCTGGCGGCGATCCTGCAGCACGTGCACAGCAACTACGAGATCGACATCTTCGACAAGCTGATCGCCGCTGCCGCGCGCGAGACGGGCACGAAGGATCTCGGGAACCCGTCGCTGCGCGTGATCGCCGACCACGTGCGCGCCACCGCCTTCCTGGTCAGCGACGGCGTCATCCCCAGCAACGAAGGCCGCGGCTACGTGCAGCGGCGCATCATCCGCCGCGCCATCCGCCACGGCTACAAGCTGGGCTGCAAGCAACCCTTCTTCCACAAGCTGGTGCCCGACCTCGTCGCGCTGATGGGCGAGGCCTATCCGCGCCTGAAGGCGGAAGAAAAGCGCGTGATGGAGACGCTCAAGGCCGAGGAGGAGCGCTTCTTCGAGACGCTCGAGAACGGCATGGACATCCTGGACGCCGCGCTGAAGGACGGCGCCAAGGTGCTGCCGGGCGACGTGGCGTTCAAGCTGCATGACACGTACGGGTTCCCGCTCGACCTGACGCAGGACGTCTGCCGCGAGCGTGGCGTCACCGTCGACGTGGCCGCGTTCGACGCCGCGATGGACAAGCAGAAGGCTGCGGGCCGCGCCGCCGGCAAGTTCAAGATGGACCGTGCGCTGGAGTACAGCGGCAGCGGCAACACGTTCACCGGCTACGAGCGGCTCGAGGAGCCGGCGACCGTCGTCGCGATGTACCACGACGGCATTCCGGTCACGCAGCTCGACGCCGGCAAGACCGGCGTGGTGGTGCTGGACACCACGCCGTTCTACGCCGAGTCGGGCGGCCAGGTCGGCGACTGCGGCGCGATCACGGCCGAGGGCATCGTGTTCGGCGTCGAGGACACGCAGAAGATCAAGGCCGACGTGTTCGGCCACCACGGCGCCGTGGCGCAGGGCTCGCTCAAGCTGGGCGACAAGGTGATGGCCAAGGTCGACGTCGCGCGCCGCCAGGCGACGATGCGCAACCACAGCGTCACGCACCTGATGCACAAGGCGCTGCGCGAAGTGCTCGGCACGCACGTGCAGCAGAAGGGCTCGCTCGTCGACGCCGACAAGACGCGCTTCGACTTCACGCACAACCACGCCGTCACCGACGACCAGCTGCGCGAGATCGAGCGGCGCGTCAACACCGAAATCCTGGCCAATGCGCCGACCCAGGCGCGCGTGATGGACATCGACGCCGCCAAGTCCACCGGCGCCGTGATGCTGTTCGGCGAGAAGTACGGCGAGACCGTGCGCGTGCTGGACATCGGCAGCAGCCGCGAACTGTGCGGCGGAACGCACGTGCAGCGCACGGGCGACATCGGGCTGTTCAAGATCACCAGCGAAGGCGGCGTGGCCGCCGGCGTGCGCCGCATCGAGGCGATCACGGGCGCCAACGCGCTCGCCTACGTGCAGCAGGTCGAGTCCACGGTGCAGAGCGCGGCGGCCGCGCTGAAGGCGCCAGTGCCGGAACTGCAGTCGCGCATCGGCCAGGTGCTCGAACAAGTGCGCGCGCTGGAGAAGGAAGTCGCCCAGCTCAAGGGCAAGCTGGCGTCGTCGCAGGGCGACGAACTCGCGACCCAGGCCGTCGACGTCAAGGGCATCAAGGTGCTTGCGGCGACGCTGCAGGGCGCCGACGCCAAGACGCTGCGCGACACGATGGACAAGCTGAAGGACAAGCTCAAGTCCGCCGCCATCGTGCTGGCCGCCGTCGACGGCGCCAAGGTGCAGATCGCCGCCGGCGTCACCGCCGACCGCATGGCCCGGGTCAAGGCCGGCGAGCTGGTGAACTTCGTCGCCCAGCAGGTGGGCGGCAAGGGCGGCGGCAAGCCCGACATGGCCATGGCCGGCGGCACCGACGCCAGCAAGCTGCCGGCCGCTTTGCAGTCCGTCCAGGCCTGGGTGGCGGAGCGCGCCTGA
- a CDS encoding flavodoxin family protein — translation MTDIVIVYHSGYGHTQRLAQAVADGAGGRLLAIDADGNLPAGGWDELQAADAIIFGSPTYMGSVSWQFKKFADASSKAWFGQQWKDKIAAGFTNSAGMNGDKFNTLVTLFTLAMQHSMVWVSQGLMPSQMKASKRDDVNYLVSYGGAIATSPADAGADAMSAGDLETARLFGRRVAEVTARFRKA, via the coding sequence ATGACCGACATCGTGATCGTCTACCACTCCGGCTACGGCCACACGCAGCGCCTGGCGCAGGCCGTGGCCGACGGCGCGGGCGGCCGCCTGCTCGCCATCGACGCCGACGGCAACCTGCCGGCCGGCGGCTGGGACGAGCTGCAGGCCGCCGACGCGATCATCTTCGGCTCGCCCACGTACATGGGCAGCGTGAGCTGGCAGTTCAAGAAGTTCGCCGACGCCTCGTCGAAAGCGTGGTTCGGCCAACAGTGGAAGGACAAGATCGCCGCCGGCTTCACCAACAGCGCGGGCATGAACGGCGACAAGTTCAACACGCTGGTGACCCTGTTCACGCTGGCGATGCAGCATTCGATGGTCTGGGTCAGCCAGGGATTGATGCCCAGCCAGATGAAGGCGTCGAAACGCGACGACGTGAACTACCTCGTGTCGTACGGCGGTGCCATCGCGACTTCGCCAGCCGACGCGGGCGCGGATGCGATGTCCGCCGGCGACCTCGAGACCGCGCGCCTGTTCGGCCGGCGCGTGGCCGAGGTCACGGCGCGGTTCCGGAAGGCCTGA
- the trmB gene encoding tRNA (guanosine(46)-N7)-methyltransferase TrmB, with amino-acid sequence MRAVTDPAAPAPTPEGVAHPRTIRSFVRRAGRTTTGQARALEDLGPRFVAPYRAEPLDFAAAFGREAPTILEIGFGMGDATAHIAALMPDTNFLCCEVHEPGVGALLKRVGEQQLQNIRIVAHDAVEVLRHMVPEASLAGVHIFFPDPWHKLRHNKRRLVQPPLVALLASRLRPGGYVHCATDWEPYAQQMLEVLGAEPALRNTADGFAPRPHYRPETKFERRGLRLGHGVWDVVFTRR; translated from the coding sequence ATCCGCGCCGTGACCGATCCCGCCGCTCCCGCACCGACGCCCGAAGGCGTCGCCCACCCCCGCACCATCCGCAGTTTCGTCCGCCGCGCCGGCCGCACCACCACCGGCCAGGCCCGCGCCCTGGAGGACTTGGGCCCGCGCTTCGTGGCGCCCTACCGCGCCGAGCCCCTGGACTTCGCGGCCGCCTTCGGCCGTGAAGCGCCGACCATCCTCGAGATCGGCTTCGGCATGGGCGACGCGACGGCGCACATCGCGGCCCTGATGCCGGACACCAACTTCCTGTGCTGCGAGGTGCACGAGCCCGGCGTGGGCGCGCTGCTCAAGCGCGTCGGCGAGCAGCAGCTGCAGAACATCCGCATCGTGGCGCACGACGCGGTGGAGGTCCTGCGCCACATGGTTCCCGAGGCGTCGCTCGCGGGCGTGCACATCTTCTTCCCCGACCCCTGGCACAAGCTGCGCCACAACAAGCGCCGCCTCGTGCAGCCCCCGCTGGTGGCGCTGCTGGCGTCACGGCTGCGACCCGGCGGCTACGTGCACTGCGCGACCGACTGGGAACCGTACGCGCAGCAGATGCTGGAGGTGCTGGGCGCCGAGCCGGCGCTGCGCAACACCGCCGACGGCTTCGCGCCCCGGCCGCACTACAGGCCCGAAACCAAGTTCGAACGCCGCGGCCTGCGCCTGGGCCACGGGGTGTGGGACGTGGTGTTCACGCGCCGCTAG
- a CDS encoding sulfurtransferase, which translates to MQAVLNVSGYLFTDVRDPHTLRDLLLPTARDLGLKGTILLAPEGINLVLAGAAAQVDALLDTIRAQPGLAALDVKRSWSQAQPFRKLLVKVKREIIRMDHPLIRPADHRAPAIDASTLRRWLDQGHDDEGRPVVTLDTRNAFEVDHGSFDGAIDWRLRKFGDFPQALREHQQELAGKTVVSYCTGGIRCEKAALVMQQAGLDHVYQLEGGILRYFEEAGSAHYHGACFVFDEREALDPDLAPLR; encoded by the coding sequence GTGCAAGCGGTCCTGAACGTCTCCGGCTACCTGTTCACGGACGTGCGCGATCCGCACACCTTGCGCGACCTGCTGCTGCCCACGGCGCGAGATCTCGGCCTCAAGGGCACCATCCTCCTCGCCCCCGAAGGCATCAACCTCGTGCTGGCCGGCGCTGCCGCGCAGGTCGACGCGCTGCTCGACACGATCCGTGCGCAGCCGGGCCTGGCAGCCCTCGACGTCAAGCGCAGCTGGTCGCAGGCGCAGCCGTTCCGCAAGCTGCTGGTGAAGGTCAAGCGCGAGATCATCCGCATGGACCATCCGCTGATCCGCCCGGCGGACCACCGCGCACCCGCCATCGATGCGTCGACACTGCGCCGCTGGCTGGACCAGGGCCACGACGATGAAGGCCGGCCTGTCGTCACGCTGGACACGCGCAACGCGTTCGAGGTGGACCATGGCAGCTTCGACGGCGCCATCGACTGGCGGTTGCGCAAGTTCGGCGACTTCCCGCAGGCGCTGCGCGAGCACCAGCAGGAGCTGGCAGGCAAGACGGTGGTGAGCTATTGCACCGGCGGCATCCGCTGCGAGAAGGCCGCGCTGGTCATGCAGCAGGCCGGCCTGGACCACGTGTACCAGCTCGAAGGGGGCATCCTGCGCTACTTCGAGGAAGCGGGCAGTGCCCACTACCACGGGGCGTGCTTCGTGTTCGACGAGCGCGAGGCGCTGGACCCCGACCTGGCGCCGCTGCGTTGA
- a CDS encoding pirin family protein — protein sequence MLALRRSSERGHANHGWLDSHHSFSFANYYDPEHMGWGNLRVINEDRIAPGTGFGTHGHRDMEIISYVLQGNLAHKDSMGNVKGIPPGDVQRMSAGTGVQHSEFNHAPNQVTHFLQIWIEPDQRGIAPGYEQKTFADAEKRGKLRLVASPDAAEGSVTIHADARLYAGLFDGDESAQLQIATGRKGYVHLVRGELEANGQQLQGGDALLLDDETTLILRNGRDAEVLVFDLQP from the coding sequence ATGCTCGCCCTGCGACGCTCCTCCGAACGCGGCCATGCCAACCACGGCTGGCTGGACTCGCACCACAGCTTCTCGTTCGCGAACTACTACGATCCCGAGCACATGGGCTGGGGCAACCTGCGCGTGATCAACGAAGATCGCATCGCGCCGGGCACCGGCTTCGGCACGCACGGCCACCGCGACATGGAGATCATCAGCTACGTGCTGCAAGGCAACCTGGCGCACAAGGACAGCATGGGGAACGTCAAGGGCATCCCGCCCGGCGACGTGCAGCGCATGAGCGCCGGCACGGGCGTGCAGCACAGCGAGTTCAACCACGCGCCCAACCAGGTCACGCACTTCCTGCAGATCTGGATCGAGCCCGACCAGCGCGGCATCGCGCCCGGCTACGAGCAGAAGACCTTTGCCGACGCCGAAAAGCGCGGCAAGCTGCGCCTCGTGGCGTCGCCGGATGCGGCCGAGGGCTCGGTGACGATCCACGCCGATGCGCGCCTGTACGCCGGCCTGTTCGATGGCGACGAGAGTGCGCAGCTGCAGATCGCCACCGGCCGCAAGGGCTACGTGCACCTGGTGCGTGGCGAACTGGAAGCCAACGGCCAGCAGCTGCAAGGCGGCGACGCCCTCCTGCTCGACGACGAGACCACCCTGATCCTGCGCAACGGCCGCGACGCCGAAGTGCTGGTGTTCGACCTGCAACCCTGA